One segment of Syngnathus typhle isolate RoL2023-S1 ecotype Sweden linkage group LG9, RoL_Styp_1.0, whole genome shotgun sequence DNA contains the following:
- the itga6a gene encoding integrin alpha-6 isoform X1 — protein MLPRGEFCLTLFYLLNAPLLQAFNLDTNYVIRKDGEPGSLFGFSLAMHRQLNPDKRMLLIGAPRARALGKQNANITGGLYKCDINYSHDCERILFDSEEDIRVENKENQWMGVTVQSQGPGGKIVTCAHRYQKRLFVNTAQEARDITGRCYVLSQDLTIDESSDEDGGSWNFCEGRARGHEMFGSCQQGLAATFTKDYHYLVFGAPGAYNWKGIVRVEQKNNTLLEMGVYDDGPYEVGDEHALNPELVPVPANSYLGFSLDSGHSITRGRGLTVVAGAPRANHSGAVLLLRKENHGSARLTVDHTLYGPGLASSFGYDVAVADLNGDGWQDIIVGAPQFYMKDKDVGGAAYVYINQAGRWRGVAPVRLNGTRDSMFGLAVENIGDVNQDAYQDIAIGAPYDDGGTGKVYIYHGSVQGINTRPAQIISGKDYNIRLFGYSLAGNMDLDSNSYPDLAVGSLSDSALIYRARPVISIHRDVKISPREIDLTIKNCGSNICFTVDACFSYKANPASYSPRIIIGYSVEVDGIRRKQGLLSRVAFFNKSNSETEHYFNSTLDLRGQKQETCIKIKAKLKENIKDKMRSIPVEVSAQIVGTKRQKAKSGLPQLMPISDSTQSNNETIQVNFVKEGCGSDHVCRSNLMMDYKLLYKQSNQDIYSPLPIRRDNVSVFHLTYERKDLALRLTVSNLHGDDAYEAKLTGSFPDTLSYSGVRSHRKTMDKQIICVANQNGSQADCELGNPFKQGTEVTFYIILSTVAMTLETTEIDIDLQLQTTSVQDLANVRIKAKVMVELPLSITGDVNPHRVSFGGVVRGESAMKSEEEIGSLVNYTFRINNLWDASVKSSLHIQWPKSNQNGKWLLYLVKMNAKEGERDIVCTPESEINPLKHIQENSAFRTKREIAPKKTKSKTWPLSGKNKILACGKDLQCVVLKCPLHGLDGSTVELRARLWNSTFLEDYTSLSSLDIIVKASLVLHNRATNMILKTPDTQVKLMVFPESAVAQYGGVPWWIIVVAVLAGVLILALLVCLLWKCGFFRRPKQEDTVPQYHAVRIRKDSPHYEDGKVKLNLFEKKPWMTTWVDNESYS, from the exons gttGTTGATCGGTGCCCCCCGAGCTAGAGCTTTGGGGAAACAGAACGCCAACATCACTGGAGGACTCTACAAATGTGATATTAACTACTCTCACGATTGTGAACGAATTTTATTTGACAGTGAAG AGGATATCCGAGTTGAGAACAAGGAGAACCAGTGGATGGGGGTCACGGTACAGAGTCAAGGGCCTGGCGGGAAAATTGTG ACGTGCGCTCATCGCTACCAGAAGCGTTTGTTTGTGAACACGGCCCAGGAGGCCCGTGACATCACAGGCCGCTGCTACGTCCTGAGCCAAGACCTGACAATCGACGAGTCGTCGGACGAGGACGGCGGCAGCTGGAATTTCTGCGAGGGCAGGGCCAGGGGACACGAGATGTTCGGGTCGTGTCAGCAGGGTCTGGCCGCCACTTTCACCAAAGACTACCATTATCTGGTTTTTGGAGCACCTGGAGCATACAACTGGAAAG gcatTGTACGTGtagagcaaaaaaacaacaccctTTTAGAGATGGGCGTGTACGACGACGGCCCTTATGAAGTGGGCGACGAGCACGCCTTGAACCCAGAGCTCGTCCCCGTTCCAGCCAATAGCTACCTCG GATTCTCTCTGGACTCTGGTCACAGCATCACCAGGGGGCGTGGCCTAACTGTGGTGGCTGGGGCGCCCAGAGCCAATCACAGTGGTGCCGTGCTGCTGCTGAGGAAAGAGAACCACGGCTCCGCCCGACTTACTGTGGACCACACACTGTACGGGCCCGGGCTGGCGTCCTCTTTTGGTTACGACGTGGCCGTAGCGGACTTGAACGGAGACGG TTGGCAGGACATAATCGTTGGAGCGCCCCAGTTCTACATGAAGGACAAAGACGTTGGAGGCGCCGCTTATGTTTACATCAACCAGGCGGGACGATGGCGAGGCGTCGCTCCTGTCCGTCTTAACGGGACCAGAGACTCCATGTTTGGTCTGGCGGTGGAGAACATCGGTGACGTCAACCAAGATGCTTATCAAG ACATCGCCATCGGGGCACCGTATGATGATGGCGGTACGGGAAAGGTCTACATTTATCACGGATCAGTGCAGGGGATAAACACACGCCCGGCTCAG ATTATTTCCGGCAAAGATTACAACATCCGACTGtttggctattctctggcaggCAACATGGACCTGGACAGCAACTCTTATCCAGACCTCGCTGTGGGCTCTCTCTCAGACTCGGCACTCATTTACAG AGCAAGACCAGTCATTAGTATCCACCGAGATGTCAAAATCTCCCCACGGGAAATTGACCTAACAATAAAGAACTGTGGAAGCAACATCTG CTTCACTGTGGATGCTTGCTTCAGCTACAAAGCAAATCCGGCATCGTACAGCCCGAGAATAA TTATCGGCTACTCTGTGGAGGTGGACGGAATTCGCAGGAAACAAGGCTTGCTCTCAAGAGTCGCGTTCTTTAATAAATCCAACTCGGAAACGGAACACTACTTTAACAGCACCTTGGACCTCCGAGGACAAAAGCAGGAAACCTGCATTAAGATAAAAGCCAAgttaaag gAGAACATTAAAGATAAGATGCGAAGCATTCCCGTCGAGGTGTCGGCACAAATAGTTGGCACGAAGCGACAAAAGGCAAAGAGCGGCCTCCCGCAACTGATGCCAATTTCGGACTCTACTCAGTCAAACAACGAAACCATCCAG gTCAATTTTGTCAAGGAAGGATGCGGAAGTGATCACGTTTGTCGCAGTAACCTGATGATGGACTACAAATTGCTGTACAAGCAAAGCAAtcaagacatttactcgccttTGCCCAT CAGGAGGGACAACGTGTCCGTGTTTCATCTGACTTACGAGAGGAAGGACTTGGCTCTGCGGCTGACCGTCAGCAACCTGCACGGGGACGACGCCTACGAAGCCAAGCTGACTGGGTCCTTCCCCGACACGCTGTCTTATTCGGGCGTCCGCTCGCATCGCAAAACG ATGGACAAGCAGATCATTTGCGTGGCCAATCAAAATGGCTCCCAAGCCGACTGTGAGCTTGGCAACCCGTTTAAGCAAGGCACCGAG GTTACATTTTACATCATCCTGAGCACCGTGGCGATGACTCTGGAGACGACAGAGATCGATATCGACCTGCAGCTCCAAAC AACGAGCGTACAAGATTTGGCTAATGTGAGAATCAAAGCCAAAGTGATGGTTGAGCTGCCGTTGTCAATTACTGG GGATGTCAACCCTCATCGGGTTTCATTCGGAGGAGTCGTGAGAGGAGAGAGCGCCATGAAGAGCGAAGAGGAGATCGGCAGTTTAGTCAATTACACCTTCAGA ATCAACAACTTGTGGGACGCTTCCGTCAAATCTTCCCTGCACATCCAGTGGCCCAAATCCAATCAAAATGGCAAATGGCTTTTGTACCTGGTGAAAATGAATGCTAAAGAAGGAGAGCGTGACATCGTTTGTACACCAGAGTCCGAGATCAACCCTTTGAAGCACATCCAG GAGAACTCTGCATTCAGGACAAAGCGGGAAATTGCaccgaaaaaaacaaaaagcaagacTTGGCCACTGTCAGGAAAAAATAAGATTTTG GCGTGTGGGAAAGATTTGCAGTGTGTGGTGCTCAAGTGTCCCTTGCATGGACTCGACGGGTCCACTGTGGAACTCCGAGCTCGTCTGTGGAACTCAACCTTTCTGGAG GATTACACTTCTCTGTCATCCTTGGATATTATTGTGAAGGCTTCGCTGGTGCTCCACAACCGGGCCACAAACATGATTCTGAAAACTCCTGACACCCAA GTGAAGCTCATGGTGTTCCCAGAGAGCGCAGTGGCCCAGTACGGTGGCGTCCCCTGGTGGATTATCGTGGTAGCTGTTCTGGCAGGAGTATTGATTTTGGCTTTATTGGTCTGTCTGCTTTGGAAG TGTGGCTTCTTCAGACGCCCCAAGCAGGAGGACACCGTCCCCCAATATCACGCCGTGCGCATCCGGAAGGATTCTCCTCACTATGAAGACGGCAAAGTCAAACTGAATCTATTTGAGAAGAAGCCTTGGATGACAACGTGGGTCGATAATGAAAGTTACTCTTGA
- the itga6a gene encoding integrin alpha-6 isoform X3, which translates to MLPRGEFCLTLFYLLNAPLLQAFNLDTNYVIRKDGEPGSLFGFSLAMHRQLNPDKRMLLIGAPRARALGKQNANITGGLYKCDINYSHDCERILFDSEEDIRVENKENQWMGVTVQSQGPGGKIVTCAHRYQKRLFVNTAQEARDITGRCYVLSQDLTIDESSDEDGGSWNFCEGRARGHEMFGSCQQGLAATFTKDYHYLVFGAPGAYNWKGIVRVEQKNNTLLEMGVYDDGPYEVGDEHALNPELVPVPANSYLGFSLDSGHSITRGRGLTVVAGAPRANHSGAVLLLRKENHGSARLTVDHTLYGPGLASSFGYDVAVADLNGDGWQDIIVGAPQFYMKDKDVGGAAYVYINQAGRWRGVAPVRLNGTRDSMFGLAVENIGDVNQDAYQDIAIGAPYDDGGTGKVYIYHGSVQGINTRPAQIISGKDYNIRLFGYSLAGNMDLDSNSYPDLAVGSLSDSALIYRARPVISIHRDVKISPREIDLTIKNCGSNICFTVDACFSYKANPASYSPRIIIGYSVEVDGIRRKQGLLSRVAFFNKSNSETEHYFNSTLDLRGQKQETCIKIKAKLKENIKDKMRSIPVEVSAQIVGTKRQKAKSGLPQLMPISDSTQSNNETIQVNFVKEGCGSDHVCRSNLMMDYKLLYKQSNQDIYSPLPMRDNVSVFHLTYERKDLALRLTVSNLHGDDAYEAKLTGSFPDTLSYSGVRSHRKTMDKQIICVANQNGSQADCELGNPFKQGTEVTFYIILSTVAMTLETTEIDIDLQLQTTSVQDLANVRIKAKVMVELPLSITGDVNPHRVSFGGVVRGESAMKSEEEIGSLVNYTFRINNLWDASVKSSLHIQWPKSNQNGKWLLYLVKMNAKEGERDIVCTPESEINPLKHIQENSAFRTKREIAPKKTKSKTWPLSGKNKILACGKDLQCVVLKCPLHGLDGSTVELRARLWNSTFLEDYTSLSSLDIIVKASLVLHNRATNMILKTPDTQVKLMVFPESAVAQYGGVPWWIIVVAVLAGVLILALLVCLLWKCGFFKRATKEQYDAAYHKAEIHVQPSDKDKLSAEA; encoded by the exons gttGTTGATCGGTGCCCCCCGAGCTAGAGCTTTGGGGAAACAGAACGCCAACATCACTGGAGGACTCTACAAATGTGATATTAACTACTCTCACGATTGTGAACGAATTTTATTTGACAGTGAAG AGGATATCCGAGTTGAGAACAAGGAGAACCAGTGGATGGGGGTCACGGTACAGAGTCAAGGGCCTGGCGGGAAAATTGTG ACGTGCGCTCATCGCTACCAGAAGCGTTTGTTTGTGAACACGGCCCAGGAGGCCCGTGACATCACAGGCCGCTGCTACGTCCTGAGCCAAGACCTGACAATCGACGAGTCGTCGGACGAGGACGGCGGCAGCTGGAATTTCTGCGAGGGCAGGGCCAGGGGACACGAGATGTTCGGGTCGTGTCAGCAGGGTCTGGCCGCCACTTTCACCAAAGACTACCATTATCTGGTTTTTGGAGCACCTGGAGCATACAACTGGAAAG gcatTGTACGTGtagagcaaaaaaacaacaccctTTTAGAGATGGGCGTGTACGACGACGGCCCTTATGAAGTGGGCGACGAGCACGCCTTGAACCCAGAGCTCGTCCCCGTTCCAGCCAATAGCTACCTCG GATTCTCTCTGGACTCTGGTCACAGCATCACCAGGGGGCGTGGCCTAACTGTGGTGGCTGGGGCGCCCAGAGCCAATCACAGTGGTGCCGTGCTGCTGCTGAGGAAAGAGAACCACGGCTCCGCCCGACTTACTGTGGACCACACACTGTACGGGCCCGGGCTGGCGTCCTCTTTTGGTTACGACGTGGCCGTAGCGGACTTGAACGGAGACGG TTGGCAGGACATAATCGTTGGAGCGCCCCAGTTCTACATGAAGGACAAAGACGTTGGAGGCGCCGCTTATGTTTACATCAACCAGGCGGGACGATGGCGAGGCGTCGCTCCTGTCCGTCTTAACGGGACCAGAGACTCCATGTTTGGTCTGGCGGTGGAGAACATCGGTGACGTCAACCAAGATGCTTATCAAG ACATCGCCATCGGGGCACCGTATGATGATGGCGGTACGGGAAAGGTCTACATTTATCACGGATCAGTGCAGGGGATAAACACACGCCCGGCTCAG ATTATTTCCGGCAAAGATTACAACATCCGACTGtttggctattctctggcaggCAACATGGACCTGGACAGCAACTCTTATCCAGACCTCGCTGTGGGCTCTCTCTCAGACTCGGCACTCATTTACAG AGCAAGACCAGTCATTAGTATCCACCGAGATGTCAAAATCTCCCCACGGGAAATTGACCTAACAATAAAGAACTGTGGAAGCAACATCTG CTTCACTGTGGATGCTTGCTTCAGCTACAAAGCAAATCCGGCATCGTACAGCCCGAGAATAA TTATCGGCTACTCTGTGGAGGTGGACGGAATTCGCAGGAAACAAGGCTTGCTCTCAAGAGTCGCGTTCTTTAATAAATCCAACTCGGAAACGGAACACTACTTTAACAGCACCTTGGACCTCCGAGGACAAAAGCAGGAAACCTGCATTAAGATAAAAGCCAAgttaaag gAGAACATTAAAGATAAGATGCGAAGCATTCCCGTCGAGGTGTCGGCACAAATAGTTGGCACGAAGCGACAAAAGGCAAAGAGCGGCCTCCCGCAACTGATGCCAATTTCGGACTCTACTCAGTCAAACAACGAAACCATCCAG gTCAATTTTGTCAAGGAAGGATGCGGAAGTGATCACGTTTGTCGCAGTAACCTGATGATGGACTACAAATTGCTGTACAAGCAAAGCAAtcaagacatttactcgccttTGCCCAT GAGGGACAACGTGTCCGTGTTTCATCTGACTTACGAGAGGAAGGACTTGGCTCTGCGGCTGACCGTCAGCAACCTGCACGGGGACGACGCCTACGAAGCCAAGCTGACTGGGTCCTTCCCCGACACGCTGTCTTATTCGGGCGTCCGCTCGCATCGCAAAACG ATGGACAAGCAGATCATTTGCGTGGCCAATCAAAATGGCTCCCAAGCCGACTGTGAGCTTGGCAACCCGTTTAAGCAAGGCACCGAG GTTACATTTTACATCATCCTGAGCACCGTGGCGATGACTCTGGAGACGACAGAGATCGATATCGACCTGCAGCTCCAAAC AACGAGCGTACAAGATTTGGCTAATGTGAGAATCAAAGCCAAAGTGATGGTTGAGCTGCCGTTGTCAATTACTGG GGATGTCAACCCTCATCGGGTTTCATTCGGAGGAGTCGTGAGAGGAGAGAGCGCCATGAAGAGCGAAGAGGAGATCGGCAGTTTAGTCAATTACACCTTCAGA ATCAACAACTTGTGGGACGCTTCCGTCAAATCTTCCCTGCACATCCAGTGGCCCAAATCCAATCAAAATGGCAAATGGCTTTTGTACCTGGTGAAAATGAATGCTAAAGAAGGAGAGCGTGACATCGTTTGTACACCAGAGTCCGAGATCAACCCTTTGAAGCACATCCAG GAGAACTCTGCATTCAGGACAAAGCGGGAAATTGCaccgaaaaaaacaaaaagcaagacTTGGCCACTGTCAGGAAAAAATAAGATTTTG GCGTGTGGGAAAGATTTGCAGTGTGTGGTGCTCAAGTGTCCCTTGCATGGACTCGACGGGTCCACTGTGGAACTCCGAGCTCGTCTGTGGAACTCAACCTTTCTGGAG GATTACACTTCTCTGTCATCCTTGGATATTATTGTGAAGGCTTCGCTGGTGCTCCACAACCGGGCCACAAACATGATTCTGAAAACTCCTGACACCCAA GTGAAGCTCATGGTGTTCCCAGAGAGCGCAGTGGCCCAGTACGGTGGCGTCCCCTGGTGGATTATCGTGGTAGCTGTTCTGGCAGGAGTATTGATTTTGGCTTTATTGGTCTGTCTGCTTTGGAAG TGTGGTTTCTTCAAGAGAGCAACCAAAGAGCAGTACGATGCGGCCTATCACAAGGCCGAGATCCATGTTCAGCCTTCTGACAAAGACAAGCTCTCAGCTGAGGCCTGA
- the itga6a gene encoding integrin alpha-6 isoform X2 yields MLPRGEFCLTLFYLLNAPLLQAFNLDTNYVIRKDGEPGSLFGFSLAMHRQLNPDKRMLLIGAPRARALGKQNANITGGLYKCDINYSHDCERILFDSEEDIRVENKENQWMGVTVQSQGPGGKIVTCAHRYQKRLFVNTAQEARDITGRCYVLSQDLTIDESSDEDGGSWNFCEGRARGHEMFGSCQQGLAATFTKDYHYLVFGAPGAYNWKGIVRVEQKNNTLLEMGVYDDGPYEVGDEHALNPELVPVPANSYLGFSLDSGHSITRGRGLTVVAGAPRANHSGAVLLLRKENHGSARLTVDHTLYGPGLASSFGYDVAVADLNGDGWQDIIVGAPQFYMKDKDVGGAAYVYINQAGRWRGVAPVRLNGTRDSMFGLAVENIGDVNQDAYQDIAIGAPYDDGGTGKVYIYHGSVQGINTRPAQIISGKDYNIRLFGYSLAGNMDLDSNSYPDLAVGSLSDSALIYRARPVISIHRDVKISPREIDLTIKNCGSNICFTVDACFSYKANPASYSPRIIIGYSVEVDGIRRKQGLLSRVAFFNKSNSETEHYFNSTLDLRGQKQETCIKIKAKLKENIKDKMRSIPVEVSAQIVGTKRQKAKSGLPQLMPISDSTQSNNETIQVNFVKEGCGSDHVCRSNLMMDYKLLYKQSNQDIYSPLPMRDNVSVFHLTYERKDLALRLTVSNLHGDDAYEAKLTGSFPDTLSYSGVRSHRKTMDKQIICVANQNGSQADCELGNPFKQGTEVTFYIILSTVAMTLETTEIDIDLQLQTTSVQDLANVRIKAKVMVELPLSITGDVNPHRVSFGGVVRGESAMKSEEEIGSLVNYTFRINNLWDASVKSSLHIQWPKSNQNGKWLLYLVKMNAKEGERDIVCTPESEINPLKHIQENSAFRTKREIAPKKTKSKTWPLSGKNKILACGKDLQCVVLKCPLHGLDGSTVELRARLWNSTFLEDYTSLSSLDIIVKASLVLHNRATNMILKTPDTQVKLMVFPESAVAQYGGVPWWIIVVAVLAGVLILALLVCLLWKCGFFRRPKQEDTVPQYHAVRIRKDSPHYEDGKVKLNLFEKKPWMTTWVDNESYS; encoded by the exons gttGTTGATCGGTGCCCCCCGAGCTAGAGCTTTGGGGAAACAGAACGCCAACATCACTGGAGGACTCTACAAATGTGATATTAACTACTCTCACGATTGTGAACGAATTTTATTTGACAGTGAAG AGGATATCCGAGTTGAGAACAAGGAGAACCAGTGGATGGGGGTCACGGTACAGAGTCAAGGGCCTGGCGGGAAAATTGTG ACGTGCGCTCATCGCTACCAGAAGCGTTTGTTTGTGAACACGGCCCAGGAGGCCCGTGACATCACAGGCCGCTGCTACGTCCTGAGCCAAGACCTGACAATCGACGAGTCGTCGGACGAGGACGGCGGCAGCTGGAATTTCTGCGAGGGCAGGGCCAGGGGACACGAGATGTTCGGGTCGTGTCAGCAGGGTCTGGCCGCCACTTTCACCAAAGACTACCATTATCTGGTTTTTGGAGCACCTGGAGCATACAACTGGAAAG gcatTGTACGTGtagagcaaaaaaacaacaccctTTTAGAGATGGGCGTGTACGACGACGGCCCTTATGAAGTGGGCGACGAGCACGCCTTGAACCCAGAGCTCGTCCCCGTTCCAGCCAATAGCTACCTCG GATTCTCTCTGGACTCTGGTCACAGCATCACCAGGGGGCGTGGCCTAACTGTGGTGGCTGGGGCGCCCAGAGCCAATCACAGTGGTGCCGTGCTGCTGCTGAGGAAAGAGAACCACGGCTCCGCCCGACTTACTGTGGACCACACACTGTACGGGCCCGGGCTGGCGTCCTCTTTTGGTTACGACGTGGCCGTAGCGGACTTGAACGGAGACGG TTGGCAGGACATAATCGTTGGAGCGCCCCAGTTCTACATGAAGGACAAAGACGTTGGAGGCGCCGCTTATGTTTACATCAACCAGGCGGGACGATGGCGAGGCGTCGCTCCTGTCCGTCTTAACGGGACCAGAGACTCCATGTTTGGTCTGGCGGTGGAGAACATCGGTGACGTCAACCAAGATGCTTATCAAG ACATCGCCATCGGGGCACCGTATGATGATGGCGGTACGGGAAAGGTCTACATTTATCACGGATCAGTGCAGGGGATAAACACACGCCCGGCTCAG ATTATTTCCGGCAAAGATTACAACATCCGACTGtttggctattctctggcaggCAACATGGACCTGGACAGCAACTCTTATCCAGACCTCGCTGTGGGCTCTCTCTCAGACTCGGCACTCATTTACAG AGCAAGACCAGTCATTAGTATCCACCGAGATGTCAAAATCTCCCCACGGGAAATTGACCTAACAATAAAGAACTGTGGAAGCAACATCTG CTTCACTGTGGATGCTTGCTTCAGCTACAAAGCAAATCCGGCATCGTACAGCCCGAGAATAA TTATCGGCTACTCTGTGGAGGTGGACGGAATTCGCAGGAAACAAGGCTTGCTCTCAAGAGTCGCGTTCTTTAATAAATCCAACTCGGAAACGGAACACTACTTTAACAGCACCTTGGACCTCCGAGGACAAAAGCAGGAAACCTGCATTAAGATAAAAGCCAAgttaaag gAGAACATTAAAGATAAGATGCGAAGCATTCCCGTCGAGGTGTCGGCACAAATAGTTGGCACGAAGCGACAAAAGGCAAAGAGCGGCCTCCCGCAACTGATGCCAATTTCGGACTCTACTCAGTCAAACAACGAAACCATCCAG gTCAATTTTGTCAAGGAAGGATGCGGAAGTGATCACGTTTGTCGCAGTAACCTGATGATGGACTACAAATTGCTGTACAAGCAAAGCAAtcaagacatttactcgccttTGCCCAT GAGGGACAACGTGTCCGTGTTTCATCTGACTTACGAGAGGAAGGACTTGGCTCTGCGGCTGACCGTCAGCAACCTGCACGGGGACGACGCCTACGAAGCCAAGCTGACTGGGTCCTTCCCCGACACGCTGTCTTATTCGGGCGTCCGCTCGCATCGCAAAACG ATGGACAAGCAGATCATTTGCGTGGCCAATCAAAATGGCTCCCAAGCCGACTGTGAGCTTGGCAACCCGTTTAAGCAAGGCACCGAG GTTACATTTTACATCATCCTGAGCACCGTGGCGATGACTCTGGAGACGACAGAGATCGATATCGACCTGCAGCTCCAAAC AACGAGCGTACAAGATTTGGCTAATGTGAGAATCAAAGCCAAAGTGATGGTTGAGCTGCCGTTGTCAATTACTGG GGATGTCAACCCTCATCGGGTTTCATTCGGAGGAGTCGTGAGAGGAGAGAGCGCCATGAAGAGCGAAGAGGAGATCGGCAGTTTAGTCAATTACACCTTCAGA ATCAACAACTTGTGGGACGCTTCCGTCAAATCTTCCCTGCACATCCAGTGGCCCAAATCCAATCAAAATGGCAAATGGCTTTTGTACCTGGTGAAAATGAATGCTAAAGAAGGAGAGCGTGACATCGTTTGTACACCAGAGTCCGAGATCAACCCTTTGAAGCACATCCAG GAGAACTCTGCATTCAGGACAAAGCGGGAAATTGCaccgaaaaaaacaaaaagcaagacTTGGCCACTGTCAGGAAAAAATAAGATTTTG GCGTGTGGGAAAGATTTGCAGTGTGTGGTGCTCAAGTGTCCCTTGCATGGACTCGACGGGTCCACTGTGGAACTCCGAGCTCGTCTGTGGAACTCAACCTTTCTGGAG GATTACACTTCTCTGTCATCCTTGGATATTATTGTGAAGGCTTCGCTGGTGCTCCACAACCGGGCCACAAACATGATTCTGAAAACTCCTGACACCCAA GTGAAGCTCATGGTGTTCCCAGAGAGCGCAGTGGCCCAGTACGGTGGCGTCCCCTGGTGGATTATCGTGGTAGCTGTTCTGGCAGGAGTATTGATTTTGGCTTTATTGGTCTGTCTGCTTTGGAAG TGTGGCTTCTTCAGACGCCCCAAGCAGGAGGACACCGTCCCCCAATATCACGCCGTGCGCATCCGGAAGGATTCTCCTCACTATGAAGACGGCAAAGTCAAACTGAATCTATTTGAGAAGAAGCCTTGGATGACAACGTGGGTCGATAATGAAAGTTACTCTTGA